GGTCGCAGGTGCGTCCCAAAACGCCGGGAAATACGTTCGAATCCCAGTTGATCATGTACGCCTCGGTGTAACGTCCCTCGGCGATCAGCCTGATATATTCCGGCACCGGCGTGTGCGCGGGGCAGGCATACTGGCAATCAACAACCTTATGAAAATACTCGGGGTCTTTTACGTCAGTAGGTTCCAATTGGCTACGTCCTTTAGGTATATGTGTTTACGAAGAGATCTAACAACAAAATAATAAAGGATGTTCGCTCTCTTTGCTAGCAAACTGCTTGATAAAGAACATCTTTTCTTTTTTCCGCGAAATCTCTATTATTAAAGAGGCGTCACTTTTCGACTTGCCCCTCGAAACCTAACCCTCATGCAAACACTTTTCTTAGCTTCACTCGAAGCAGCACTCGGCGTACCTGAGGTCTTTGGGTACATCTTCATTTTCGTTTTAGGAGCGTGCATCGGCAGCTTCATGAATGTCGTCGTTTATCGAGTCCCAAACGAACTCTCCTTACTCACAAGCTCTGCATGCCCGAATTGTAAAAACGGAATCAAGTTTTATCACAATGTACCGATCTTCGGCTGGCTGATGCTGGGCGGAAAGTGTTCTAGCTGCAAAGAGCCGATCGCATGGCGGTATCCGGCGGTTGAATTGCTGACGGCCATGGTATTTATGCTGACGTATTGGCAGATCGGCTTCACCGTTTTTCTGCCTGTGGCCCTCGTGTTCGTTTCGACGATGATCGCACTGCTCTTCATTGACGCCGAACACATGATCCTGCCAAATGTGATCACGTATCCGCTTTTCGTGGCGGTTTTGATCGTGCGGATAATTTATCCGATCGTCTTATCGGGCTATACGTTCTCGGATATGGCGTATTCGCCGATCAACCAACTTGCGGGTTATCCGGGCTGGGCGGTTAGTTTAGCAGGAGGTTTATTTGGTGCGTTAGTTGGCGGCGGATCGCTATGGCTGGTTGGGGCGATCTGGAAGGCACTGCGGGGAGTAGACGCGATGGGTTTGGGCGATGTGAAGATGATGTTCGGCGTCGGGGCTTTGCTCGGCTGGCGCGTGACGATACTGACTATCTTTCTCGGCGCGTTTTCAGGAGCGCTGATCGGCATCGCGCTGGTTCTTAAAAGCAAAGACCGCGACCTGCAGACGCAGCTTCCCTTTGGTATATTTCTTGGGATCGGTTCGATCGTCGGGCTCTTGTTTGGTGAGAGAATGATCGTTTGGTACTTGTCGACCTTTTCTTAGTTTTGTTGATGAGCCCTTGTTTATGCGTGGGCATTTGCAGATTAGGCGTGACTTCTCGACCTTACGCATTCGTCTGAGCAGAAGAACAGATCGCCAACCTTCCGAGCTTTGTTCTGAGGCACCCAGACCCCGCATTTAGAACAGTTTACGAGAGGAATTCCCTTTTCGGGATTCTGTTGTATCTGCCTTGGCCCCGCGGTCATTTCGCTTTTCGCATCTTTTAGCATACGGGCGAAACCGATCACGCCGCTGATCTGTTTTCGATAGCGAAAAGCGGTCCAGGCGAGCAGCACAAGGGCGACAAGGATTATAAATAGTGCTTCCCTCATTTTGCCGTTCCGCCGGCGGAAGAGATCATCGCAGTCAACTCAGTCAGGGCGGAACTACTAGGATTGATAGCTTTTAGCTTAGCGAAAGCGGCTTCTGCCTGAGGAACCTTTTTCTGTTTTGCATATACCTGAACCAGGAACTGAAGCGATCTCTCATGTTTAGGGTTGCCCTTTGAAACACGTTCCAACTCGGCAGCAGCCTTATCCAGATCCGGCGGTTCTTGTACGAAATACGAAATACCAAGATCTGTACTCACATCAGGTTCGCCGGGCCGAACAGCGAGCGCTTTTGCGTAGATATCTCTGGCTCTTTGAAAGCTCGCAACGTCCTTTTTGAAGAAGCCGATGTCAAAATGAGCATTACCCAAAGCGACGAGAATGTCAAAATCGTCCTTCTTCAAGGAATCCGCGCGTTCCAGTATGCGGACGGCATCGCCAAGCAGTTCAGGATTTTGCTTCATTGCCGCGTAGCGGTAAAGCGAAATGCCGAGATCGCGTTGGAACGAAAGGTTGCCAGGGCTTTGATCAGCCTCGGCGATCTTGGCTTTGATCTCGGCGTCGGTAAGTTCGGTTTCCGGCGAAGCCGTGGTAGCGCCGGAATTCGCGGCTGGAGCCGTGCTGGTTGTCGTCGTCCCGGCAGAGCGATTTATGGAATTTGCGAGCCAAAATCCGGCAACAAAACCGCCGATGGCGGCAACTATCACAAAGGCGAGTGTGTTCTTATGCATCTATCAACGATGTTACCAGACAAGCGAAGCGCAAAAAAAGTGCCGCAACAGATAGCGGCACTTTTGATAGCTGGCAAACAAGATCCTACTTTTTGTCCGAAACCGGCGGAATGTACGGAAGATCATCGGCACGGCGTCGGATCGGCGGGTCGGTCGCCCGGCGTCGCGGGATCTCGTTTGAATTTCGTCGATCTACACTTCCGGGCGGCAGTCCTTTACCATGAACGGCTTCGACCAGAATACGCGTGATCTCCTGCGAGAGGGTGCGATGTTCGCCGGCGGCCCGCCTTCTTAACGACTCCTTTAGTTCGTTTGGTACATACGCACCGATAAACACACCTTTACGGTTCGCCATAAAAATAACTTCTCCTAAGTTTTATTGAAAAAAAAGCTGCCGAGTTACCAAGTAATGAAACGCGTCTATAAGCCGAATCTTGTCTCCCGCTTTCGCGGGCTGTGATCATTCATCTAGGCCGTGCGTTACCGCATGGCTCGAGCGGCCTACCCGGAAACGCCGCCTTTCGGCACCCAAGCGAGCAGCTCGGTCTCGTTTCCCTATTTGGCCTTGCACCGCGAGGAGTTTACCTGGCCGCATCTGTTACCAAACACGCCGGTGAGCTCTTACCTCACCCTTTCACCCATTACCCTTGCGGGCTGGTTTACTCTCTGTTGCACTTGTCGTCCCAATTCTTGCTTCTTCCTCATTACTCCAACCTCGAAAAGCTGGCGAGGATTCCTCGCTCGATCTGGTCCCGGACGTTATCCGGCTCGCTGCTCTATGGTGTTCGGACTTTCCTCTCTTTGCTTACGCAAACAGCGACCACCCGACGCGTTTCACTATCAAGGCCTCTTAAGCATAACAAAATTTGTTGAACAATCAAATATCTTGTTACAAGAAACCTAATTCTTTATCTCGATTACGTCGCCAGGGGCGAGGAACGGATCCATTGATCTGCCTTCCCTGATCGATCGCAAGTTGTGTTCTAGAACCGTGAACATACCCCTCTCGTTCTTTCGCCGGATCACGGCTTTCTTAGGGTCGCCCTTAGTTCCACCAGATACGATCACTGCCTGATATAGGGTTAATCCATTCGTGAGGTCCTTCTGTCCGCCCGAAATTACTTCGCCGCTGATAAAAAATGACCCGGCTGCGGTTGCTGAACCGGAATCACCCGTGAATTCGACCGTGTTTCCCGGAAAGATAAGGATCTCGTCTGTTTTCGGATCTTTTAGATCATATATCTCGTGCTTAAGCTGATCGCCCCGAATTATGGATACCTTAGTGGCCTTCGGCTTGACGACGGCTTCTGCTCTGATCGCGAACAACGGCATCGCTTCTCGCTGAAGGTTCTTTTCACCGGCGTTTTCTACCAATCCGGAAACGGTGATCTTGTGGCTTCCGTATTGACGGACTTTAACCTCGATCTGAGGCTCGGTAAAAATCTTGATACCGCTTGCGATGATCTCTTCCGCGACCTCGGTAGTTTGGTCCGCCACGACGACCACATCGCCTGCCAGCGGGTAGTCGATCGTTCCGTCAGAACGTACGGTAAAATATCCCGATCCCTGCGTTGAATTTTTCAAGCTCACAAAGAGCACATCGCCGATACCGATCTTATAGACTTCTGTTGGGGGCAGTGTACGGATCTCTGCTGTTTTTGCAATCTTGAACGTTGTTTGCGCAATTGTTGGCCTGACGTCTGCATTCGGACGATTGGCGTCCGGAACCTGCGAGGCCGATCTTTGCATTACGAAAGAAACTTCACCGGATCCAACATTATTTTTTGTAGATGTCGGAATTTCGATCTGCTTTGTTTTGGAGTTTGGGCTTGGTGAGTACGGATTATTCCTGCTTCGGCCGTCGGACTGAGCAGAAAGACTACCTGCCGTCATCGCGATTGCGAAAAGGATGCACAAACCAATGGAAATTAGTGACTTTCGTTCTATCAATGTCATTTTGGCACTCCGATCTTGTCTATTCGTTGTCGCCATTTGCGGGCATGCAGCTAGCAACGCATAAGTAAACGGATAAAAGCACCAAAATTCTATTTTTTTAGGTTCTAACGATGTTTAGCATCCAGAAGGCCTTGGGGAAATAGATCGGCCCAATGCTGAGTGTAGAACGAGCGAAGAATCCCCTCGGTTTCTTCCGAGGTTTCGCAGTGCGCTATTTTCGCAGCAAGCTCCGTTGCTCGATCTACTGTAATACCTGAGATGAGATGGCGTATCTGCTTGATAGAATTGACGTTCATGCTTAGTTCCCTTGCTCCGAGGCCGATCAGAACAGGAACGTAAAACGGCGACCCAGCCATCTCCCCGCAAACAAGGACCTGCTTTCCGGCTTCCTCACCCGCATTTATAACTTCACGGATAGAGCGTAAAACCGCCGGGTGTAGGGTCTGGTACCATTCGGCGACCGATTCATTATCGCGGTCGATCGCGAGCAGGTACTGAACTAGATCGTTGGTTCCGAGCGCAATGAAATCAACTTTTCGAGCTATTTCCCTTGACGTCATAACACCCGAAGGAACTTCGATCATCGCACCGACCCTCGGTGTACCGAATGGAATACCGTGGTCAATTAGCCGGCCGCGTTCTTCGTCGATCAGATTTTGTGCCGCCACAACCTCGGATACGCCCGACACCATCGGGAGCAAAATATCGATCTTAGTGTTTAGCGACGCTTGCAAGATAGCCCTTATCTGAGCACGGAAATGTACCTTCTCATGAAGGCTCAGGCGGATCGAACGCAGGCCAAGCGATGGATTTACCTCAGTCCTGGAGACGTTGCCGGATAATTGGTCAATACCGATGTCAAATGTTCGGATACGAACGCCATCTTCCCCGGCAACCTCGGCCATCTGGCGATACGCGGTAAGTTGCTGAGCTTCTGAGGGGATCTGTCCGGGCTGTGAGATGAGAGATTCAGACCTAAAAAGTCCGATGCCCTCGGCACCGCTGCGGCGCGCTAGCGGATAGGCTTCCGGAATATCAACATTTGCCCGGACCGCGATCCTTTGGCCATCCATTGTCTCGGAGGTTGAAACAACATCAAACTCGGAGCCACCGGCACTTGTGGATACACCCATAGAGGCATATTCATTGACCGTCGATTTACTCGGAGCGAAAATGACTAATCCGTTTTCACCGTCTACGATCGCGTCGCACCCCTCGGCGAATGAACCTGAGACCGCCTGGACGCCTGAAACCATCGGGATTATCAACTCCCGAGCGAGGATCGATGTGTGAGAGGTCCAGCCGCCGCGTTCGGTAATTATTCCCGCCGGGCCGCATTTTTTGAGCTCGATCATCACCGACGGCCGCAATTCGCGGGCAGCAACTATTGCCCCCGAATATTTATTCTCCAAGGTAGGAACAAGGCCTTGCAGTGCCGCTTCCAGTCTATTGCAAACGTCGGCGATATCGAGGTGCTTTTCCCGGAGGTGCGGATCGGCAACGGTTGACTGTCTGCCGACCAATTCTTCGGCGACAATTTTAGGCGCTGATTCAGCGTTGACTCCATTTTCGACGATCTGAGCCTCGATCTTGCCTATAAGCGACGACTGATCGAGTATCAGGAGCTGTAGATCGAGAATGTCTTTGATAGCCGGTTTGCTCGCCGGACTGATTTGCGGCGATCAGGGAGTTCAACTGAGCTCTGCAGGATGCCGCAGCTGAAGATATGCGTTCAGCTTCAACCTCGGGCGACGTCGCCGCGATACTGGTAAGATGGCTCGGGTCATCGAGAAAGAAAACTAGTCGTCCAATGCCGATCCCGTGCGAGACAGCAAGCCCATTAATACGCCGTTCGGAGGTGGCGGCTGCATCATTCATCGATTTTCTCGCTGAACCAATCCCAGCCAAGTTAACTGCCAAAACTAAATCCGCCACCGCCACCGCCCTGAGACGGGAAGAACGGCTTTAGAAGACCTGCAAAGGCCGCAAGATTGCGAGTTTGAATTAGTATCTCACCCGGTCCGGTGAATTCAGCAACCATTCCTTCTCCACTAAGCATGCTCCGCAGGTACCCGCTCTTCGCTGCTTTTCTCAGGTTGTACTGCATGTGGCCTTCCCAGGCGACGAGGTGGCCGGTATCGATCACGTACTGTTCGCCCGGACGAAGTGTGCGCCGATGAATCGCTCCGAATGAGGAAACCAGAAGTAAGCCTGCTCCGGAAACTTGCAGAACGAACAATCCTTCGCCGCCAAAGAACGATTTTGCACCGCCGAATTTGGTATCTACGACGAGCGAAGTATCGCCCGCCAGGTATGAACTCGACTGGACCATGAAGGTCTGATTCTGCATTTCGATGCCGGCAACATCGCCCGGAGCTCCCGGTGCAAATGTGACCTCACCCGGGCCGCCTTTAGCTGTAAATGTTGAAACAAATGCAGACTCTCCGCCAACGGCTCGCTTTAGTGCCCCAAAAACTCCACCCTTCAATTCAGAATAAAGATCTATATTCGCTGACATCGATACCATTGCCCCAGCCTCGGCAGCGATCGTCTGTTCGGCTTGAAGCTGCACCACAGCGAGAGCAAATGCTCCCTGATGTTCGATCGACCAGGTATATCCTCGACCCTGTCCGCGTCCATCGGTGTCAAAATGGAACGCTCCTCCGCTCTGCGGAGCTGGCTGGGCCGGCGGCGGAGTTCCTTGAAGAACTAATCCACACGACCCGCAAAACTTAGCACCATCCATCAATTGAGCATTACACTTTGGGCAATTCATAACTTTACTCCTTTCGATCTATCGAGAATTATTGAGGCAGCAGAGCCGGCATCAGCAGCGAAGTCAAGAAAGCTCAGATCCCGATCACTAACGACGAGGTTCGCTTTCCAAGCCTCAACGACCGGTTTCCAACAGTCACCGACCAAGACCAGAGGACGCGGGGCAAGAACGCCGGTCGTCAGCTTGTTCCAAACAAGCGAGATCTCGGTGACGGTGCCCATTCCGCCCTTCAAAGCGACGAAACCGACGGAACGGGTTATAAGATTCTGAAGCCGGTCGTAGAAATGGTCGGTAGCTACCTTGTCGGTTAAAAAACGGTTCGGTTCGCTTTTGAACTGGTTCATCACGATACCGAGCACCCGCCCGCCTTTTTCGCGGGCACCCCGCGATGCGGCTTCCATAATGCCCAGGTAGCCGCCCGTGCAGATCGTGAATCCTGCTTCGGCGAGCATTGCTCCAAGAGCTTTTGCCTCGATATATTCAGGCGAAGACTCGCTGCATTTTGAGCCGCCAAAAATGGTTATGATCTTTTCGTTGGAATCGCTTGTCACGGTTGTTTTAGTAAGAGAGCAGATTTCTTAATGACATTATATCGGCCATTTTTTCTAAATCCAATTGTTCTGCATCATTTCTTTGCCGCTTCTTCGGGGGTTAGATTACCGGCTTCGTGAATCGCCCTCGTCGTATTTGTAAAGAAAAGGATCAGCATTCCGGCGACGAAAAACACGATCAGTGCCAGGATCGCCTGGCGATAGGAACCGGTTGTGCCGACGACGACGGCAAAAACCAGGTTTCCGATCCAGGATGTTCCTTTTTCAGAGATCTCGTAAAGGCCGAAAAACGCCGATTCGCGAGATTTAGGGATCATTTGCGAAAAGAGCGACCGTGAAAGAGCCTGCGTCGGCCCGAGTACAAGGCCGATAAAAATAGCCATTATATAGGCTTGCGTTGAGGTTTGAAGGAACCCGTAGGCAAAAATAACGATCCCCGCCCAAATGGCAAGCGAGAGGATGATCGTCTGTTTGGTACCAATTACGCGCGAAAGCCGTTCAAATGCGATCGCACCTATAAGAGCAAATACTTGAGCAACGACGAAGATCGCGAGCAAAAAGGTCGAATCGCTTTCAAGGCCGCGAGAAATGAATAATTCCTGTGATAGAAAGATCGAGGAATTGAGGATCACTGTTTGGATCCCGTCGTTGTAGAGCAAATAACCCGCGAGGAACAGAAGGGTGTATTTAAGCCCCACCAGCTCGCGCAACGTCCGCCAGATCTCGATAAACCCAACCGTTACAAGGCTTTTCCCTTCCGGTTTTCGATGCGGCTCCCGTTTCTTGATGCAGACGAACGTAACCACCGCAAAAACGCCCCACCACAGCGAGGCTGAGAGCATCGAGACCCTAACTGCCAGAGCTTTGTCGATCCCGATCTTGTCGCCAAAATTGATCAGAGCGAGATTGACGAAGAGCATGATCAATCCGCCGACATACCCGCTTGCGTACCCGTAACTGCTGATCTTGTCTCGTTTATCTTCTGTGGTTATGTCCACAAGGAAGGAATTGTAAAAGACGTTAGACGCCGCGAAGCAGATATTTGAGATCAAAAGGAACAAGCAGCCCCAAAGATAGGACGTTCCGTGGATAAAGAACAAGAGCGAGCTGGAGACGACGCCGACATAGCAAAACACCGCCATCATCCGCTTTTTTAGCGGAGTGAAATCGGCGATCGAGCCAAGGATCGGGAGCAGAAATATCTGCAGGAAGATCGATGCCCCAAGAGTCGAGGTAAACAAATTGTCCGAAGTGATAGATCCAAATGGCCCGAGGCCAAGAACCACACCGGATTTCCCGACATCGGCCTGGGCAAGGGCCGTCAAATAAGGCCCGGCGAGTACCGTAACAACGGTCGTGAAAAATGCTGAATTCGCCCAGTCGTATGTCAACCAGCCGAAGATCTCCCGTCGGTCATTCTTAAGCTCAACGGAAGGATCTGATGTTTGTATTGTTATCTTGTTTGACTCGATACCGTTCACGATAGAGCAGTTAGTGAAATTTGTCTATCTGATGAGCATTACAAAAAACTTTACGAGCGCAGGATTTTCACAAAAGCTCTTCATTCACTTATCATCTAGTTTCGGCAGCAAACGCCATTATGAAAGCAATGATCCTGGCCGCAGGTTTTGGCACGCGGCTTTTTCCCTTAACGATCGACCGCACCAAACCGGCGATACCTTTTCTCGGCAAGCCTCTGGTCGGCTATGTCGCCGAATACATCGCCAAATTCGGTATCACGGACATCGTTGTTAACCTTCATCATCAGCCTAAATCGGTTATTGACGCTTTAGGGGACGGAAACAGGTTTGGCGTGAATATTGATTACACGGTCGAATATCCCGAGATACTTGGAACCGCCGGTGCCTTAGATTTTGCCCGTCAACATCTACAGGACGACACGTTTGTCATCGTCAATGGAAAGATAATCACCGACATCGATATTGGCGAAGCCGTTCGGGCTCACAAAAAGTCAGGAGCGATCGCCACGATGGTTCTGAAACCCAATCACAAGCGCGAGAAGTTTACCGTGGTATATACAAATGACGGAGCGATCGACCACTTCGGCCCTCATGCCACGCCGGTGACCGAAGCAGAACTTCGCGACACGGAGCATGATATTGTTACGCCGTTAATGTTTACTGGTATCCATATTCTTGAACCGGAGATCCTGGATATGATCCCACGGGGAGTCTTCTCAGATATCGTAACGGATATCTACATCCCATACATTAAAGGGGGCGGACGCATCGCCGCCCATGTTTCAGAGGGCGATTGGTACGAACTTTCGACCATACCTCGCTATTTAGATATTTCGCTGGCAATGATGGGGGCGTGCGACATGCATTTTGGCCGAAATTGTATCCTAAATGGAGCTGCAAGCCTTAAAGACTCGATCATCTGGGACGATGTGACGATCGGAGATGGAGCGACGCTCTATCGCACGATTATTGCCGACGGAGTGACCATCGAGCCGGGAGAACATTTTGAGAACGCGGCAATCGTTCGGGCGGACATGGTCCGAAGCTGTAATGAGATCCCGGAAAAGGCACTTCGCGGGTATGTGCAGGGTGAAAACTATATTGTTCCCTTAAATTAGCAATCTTTGATGTTGGATCACGAAAAACGACTTAAAGAGTTTCTCTCATCACGCGGAGAGATCCAGGAATTTGAATCGCTAACTGCGGATGCCTCAACGCGCGGTTATTTTCGGATCTCGTGGAAAGGAGCTCAGGCTATCGCCTGCGTTTATCCCGAAAAATTTGATCCTGCCGAGCAGTCTTACATCGACGTTACGAAACTGTTCGTCGCCGGCGGGCTGCCGGTTGCTGAGATCTTCGATTTTGACGGAGAATTCGGCGTTATCGTGCAGGAAGACCTGGGCGACGTGATACTGAGAAACGTCCTGCTGGATACAGATTCTGCTGATCACGCCAGGAAGCTCGATGAAGCCATTTCCTTGATCGCTCGCATCCAAACGGTCACCGGATTGGCATACGAGATGAATTCGATCGCCTCAAAACTAAAGTTTGACGAGGAAAAGCTGCTCTGGGAGCTGAATTTCTTTAAGGAACATTATTTCCAGACTTTCCGGAGATCGCCTTTGTCCCCGGAGGACGACGCCGCTTTGACGGCGGAGTTCGAGGAGTTGGCAACGGAACTCGAATCGTATGCAACAGTTCTCTGCCATCGCGACTTTCACGCGGCAAATTTGATGATCGACCAGCGGGGCCGAATGCGGATCATCGACCATCAGGATGCCCGTATTGGTTCGCCGGCTTACGATCTCGTTTCGCTCCTTCTCGATCGAATAACCGAACCACCTTCGCGAGAGTGGCTGGCAGAGAAAAGGCGTTATTTTCTCAATGTCCGCCGCCGGCTCGGACTTCCGGCGTTAGATGAAGAAAACTTCGCTAACGAATTTCGTTTACAGACTTTACAGCGATGTTTGAAAGCAGCTGGTACTTTCTCGTTCCAGGCCATCAACCGCGGCAAAACCTATTTCGTACCTTTCATCAAACCGATGTTCCGGATCACATGCCGATCTGCCGAGAGCCTGAATCGATTTCCGGTAATTCGGGAAATTCTGGGACGTGAGATAGACTGATCAAACTCTAAAATGATCGCCCCGCCACTGTTTAATGGTGGTTTTTATCTCTTTTGGAGAGCTTAGTTTTCCTTCAATGACCTGTCCTACGAGATCAGGCAACTCTTCGTCCGAAGCGAAACGCAGTGAGATCATCTTTCCAACCTGCATCTCCGAAGCTTTTTGCGCGAGTTCGGGCGACAGTAATTCTCGATATCTAAGTGTTTCCTCGAGCCGGATCAAACGGTCCTGAGCCTTCAATGCCTGCAGTCGAGCTGAGAGGGTGACCAGTACTACGATCAGGACAAAAAGAATACTCATCCCCCGATCCCAACTTGGTTCCTGATACGTCCTGACGATCTGATAGATTAACGTGATCAGCAAGAGCGGCATGATCACGAAATGTACCAATGGAAACCAGCGAGTGTGAGTAGCGTAAGTTTGTTGTTCTTCCATGAGTTGTGATGATTGTTCTATAACTTGGTCTTTGCCAATGCCTCAGGCGGCTTTCCGGTGAAATCCTCGCCGGGGTTTACGAAAAGATTCTGTTCAAATCGGTACTGCTTATCATAAAGCTGTTTATAGCGTCCGTCGAGTGCTATCAGCTCGGCGTGAGTGCCGCGTTCGAGAATTTCTCCGGTTTCGACGACCAGGATCTGGTCCGCACTGCGGATCGTCGAAAGACGGTGAGCAATGACGAACGTCGTTCGTCCCTGACGCAAACGGTTTAGTCCTTCCTGAATAAGGGCTTCGGACTCACTGTCGAGGCTCGAGGTGGCTTCGTCGAGGATAAGTATTCGCGGGTCAGCGAGCAAAGCGCGGGCAATAGCGATACGTTGCCGCTGTCCGCCGGAAAGCTTTACGCCGCGTTCGCCGACAATGGTATCGTAGCCGTTCGGGAATTTCTCGATGAATTCGTCTGCGTTCGCAACACGGCAAACTTCCTTGATTTCATCGAGGTTCGCTTCCGGATTTGAAAAGCGGATATTTTCAAGTATCGTGCCGTCAAACAAGAAATTATCCTGTAAAACAACGCCGAGATGACGGCGATAGTCGCGAAGTTTGACGCTCTGCAGGTCTTTGCCATCGATCTTGATCGTTCCCGGAGAGCGAACACTCTTGTCCGCCAGTCCAAGATTCTCGTTTTCCTCCGTTGATTCAGT
This sequence is a window from Acidobacteriota bacterium. Protein-coding genes within it:
- a CDS encoding NDP-sugar synthase, with the protein product MKAMILAAGFGTRLFPLTIDRTKPAIPFLGKPLVGYVAEYIAKFGITDIVVNLHHQPKSVIDALGDGNRFGVNIDYTVEYPEILGTAGALDFARQHLQDDTFVIVNGKIITDIDIGEAVRAHKKSGAIATMVLKPNHKREKFTVVYTNDGAIDHFGPHATPVTEAELRDTEHDIVTPLMFTGIHILEPEILDMIPRGVFSDIVTDIYIPYIKGGGRIAAHVSEGDWYELSTIPRYLDISLAMMGACDMHFGRNCILNGAASLKDSIIWDDVTIGDGATLYRTIIADGVTIEPGEHFENAAIVRADMVRSCNEIPEKALRGYVQGENYIVPLN
- a CDS encoding MFS transporter — protein: MTIQTSDPSVELKNDRREIFGWLTYDWANSAFFTTVVTVLAGPYLTALAQADVGKSGVVLGLGPFGSITSDNLFTSTLGASIFLQIFLLPILGSIADFTPLKKRMMAVFCYVGVVSSSLLFFIHGTSYLWGCLFLLISNICFAASNVFYNSFLVDITTEDKRDKISSYGYASGYVGGLIMLFVNLALINFGDKIGIDKALAVRVSMLSASLWWGVFAVVTFVCIKKREPHRKPEGKSLVTVGFIEIWRTLRELVGLKYTLLFLAGYLLYNDGIQTVILNSSIFLSQELFISRGLESDSTFLLAIFVVAQVFALIGAIAFERLSRVIGTKQTIILSLAIWAGIVIFAYGFLQTSTQAYIMAIFIGLVLGPTQALSRSLFSQMIPKSRESAFFGLYEISEKGTSWIGNLVFAVVVGTTGSYRQAILALIVFFVAGMLILFFTNTTRAIHEAGNLTPEEAAKK
- a CDS encoding LOG family protein translates to MTSDSNEKIITIFGGSKCSESSPEYIEAKALGAMLAEAGFTICTGGYLGIMEAASRGAREKGGRVLGIVMNQFKSEPNRFLTDKVATDHFYDRLQNLITRSVGFVALKGGMGTVTEISLVWNKLTTGVLAPRPLVLVGDCWKPVVEAWKANLVVSDRDLSFLDFAADAGSAASIILDRSKGVKL
- the ptsP gene encoding phosphoenolpyruvate--protein phosphotransferase; this translates as MVGRQSTVADPHLREKHLDIADVCNRLEAALQGLVPTLENKYSGAIVAARELRPSVMIELKKCGPAGIITERGGWTSHTSILARELIIPMVSGVQAVSGSFAEGCDAIVDGENGLVIFAPSKSTVNEYASMGVSTSAGGSEFDVVSTSETMDGQRIAVRANVDIPEAYPLARRSGAEGIGLFRSESLISQPGQIPSEAQQLTAYRQMAEVAGEDGVRIRTFDIGIDQLSGNVSRTEVNPSLGLRSIRLSLHEKVHFRAQIRAILQASLNTKIDILLPMVSGVSEVVAAQNLIDEERGRLIDHGIPFGTPRVGAMIEVPSGVMTSREIARKVDFIALGTNDLVQYLLAIDRDNESVAEWYQTLHPAVLRSIREVINAGEEAGKQVLVCGEMAGSPFYVPVLIGLGARELSMNVNSIKQIRHLISGITVDRATELAAKIAHCETSEETEGILRSFYTQHWADLFPQGLLDAKHR
- a CDS encoding phosphotransferase, which encodes MLDHEKRLKEFLSSRGEIQEFESLTADASTRGYFRISWKGAQAIACVYPEKFDPAEQSYIDVTKLFVAGGLPVAEIFDFDGEFGVIVQEDLGDVILRNVLLDTDSADHARKLDEAISLIARIQTVTGLAYEMNSIASKLKFDEEKLLWELNFFKEHYFQTFRRSPLSPEDDAALTAEFEELATELESYATVLCHRDFHAANLMIDQRGRMRIIDHQDARIGSPAYDLVSLLLDRITEPPSREWLAEKRRYFLNVRRRLGLPALDEENFANEFRLQTLQRCLKAAGTFSFQAINRGKTYFVPFIKPMFRITCRSAESLNRFPVIREILGREID
- a CDS encoding polysaccharide biosynthesis/export family protein; translation: MQRSASQVPDANRPNADVRPTIAQTTFKIAKTAEIRTLPPTEVYKIGIGDVLFVSLKNSTQGSGYFTVRSDGTIDYPLAGDVVVVADQTTEVAEEIIASGIKIFTEPQIEVKVRQYGSHKITVSGLVENAGEKNLQREAMPLFAIRAEAVVKPKATKVSIIRGDQLKHEIYDLKDPKTDEILIFPGNTVEFTGDSGSATAAGSFFISGEVISGGQKDLTNGLTLYQAVIVSGGTKGDPKKAVIRRKNERGMFTVLEHNLRSIREGRSMDPFLAPGDVIEIKN
- a CDS encoding prepilin peptidase, producing the protein MQTLFLASLEAALGVPEVFGYIFIFVLGACIGSFMNVVVYRVPNELSLLTSSACPNCKNGIKFYHNVPIFGWLMLGGKCSSCKEPIAWRYPAVELLTAMVFMLTYWQIGFTVFLPVALVFVSTMIALLFIDAEHMILPNVITYPLFVAVLIVRIIYPIVLSGYTFSDMAYSPINQLAGYPGWAVSLAGGLFGALVGGGSLWLVGAIWKALRGVDAMGLGDVKMMFGVGALLGWRVTILTIFLGAFSGALIGIALVLKSKDRDLQTQLPFGIFLGIGSIVGLLFGERMIVWYLSTFS
- a CDS encoding tetratricopeptide repeat protein, with product MHKNTLAFVIVAAIGGFVAGFWLANSINRSAGTTTTSTAPAANSGATTASPETELTDAEIKAKIAEADQSPGNLSFQRDLGISLYRYAAMKQNPELLGDAVRILERADSLKKDDFDILVALGNAHFDIGFFKKDVASFQRARDIYAKALAVRPGEPDVSTDLGISYFVQEPPDLDKAAAELERVSKGNPKHERSLQFLVQVYAKQKKVPQAEAAFAKLKAINPSSSALTELTAMISSAGGTAK
- a CDS encoding TIGR00266 family protein, whose protein sequence is MDGAKFCGSCGLVLQGTPPPAQPAPQSGGAFHFDTDGRGQGRGYTWSIEHQGAFALAVVQLQAEQTIAAEAGAMVSMSANIDLYSELKGGVFGALKRAVGGESAFVSTFTAKGGPGEVTFAPGAPGDVAGIEMQNQTFMVQSSSYLAGDTSLVVDTKFGGAKSFFGGEGLFVLQVSGAGLLLVSSFGAIHRRTLRPGEQYVIDTGHLVAWEGHMQYNLRKAAKSGYLRSMLSGEGMVAEFTGPGEILIQTRNLAAFAGLLKPFFPSQGGGGGGFSFGS